A single window of Plasmodium reichenowi strain SY57 chromosome 14, whole genome shotgun sequence DNA harbors:
- a CDS encoding nuclear transport factor 2, putative — MDMLNPQFEEIGKEFVNHYFQLFNSGRNELAALYKDISMMSFENDQCRGTSQIIERLNKLPPTVVHKCLSLDIQPTPNNGILILVCGDIIIEENKPLKFCRSFHLFPLPSGGYF; from the exons atgGATATGCTCAATCCACAATTTGAAGAAATAGGCAAGGAATTTGTTAATCACTACTTTCAGTTATTTAACAGTGGAAG GAATGAATTGGCTgcattatataaagatataagTATGATGAGTTTTGAAAATGATCAATGTAGAGGAACAAGTCAAATTATCGAAagattaaataaattaccACCTACAGTTGTCCATAAATGTTTAAGTTTAGATATACAACCAACTCCAAATAATGGAATCTTAATATTAGTATGTGgagatattattattgaagaaaataaacCATTAAAATTCTGTAGAAGTTTTCACCTTTTCCCATTACCAAGTGGTGGATATTTTA
- a CDS encoding p1/s1 nuclease, putative, with protein MIILFLFCLSVFINIIASWSDEPHMLISYIAYINLNDAEKEILNRIFQNGNDANFDNPITASIWADKIKPNNHKRTFYSSNFRRNELLDIFNEWHYVHLNYNPMKIHIAPYHLRAHKGKHNAMGILKHIYRILIDVRQKIGHGTYYSYNFYLRFFIHIFSDLHQPLHVINFFNSNYPNGDRGGTDISVNYKGSINKLHYLCDNIFKTRNKQWPNINMTNIERNARYLMSTYPPESFGNKLFLPHDKIKYIDDIAHESHDIAVQNIYSFFPLTDLKRSEQYSINQHFVINTKKLLNSQMVLAGYRLSAYLKDIIANIPPDL; from the coding sequence atgataattttgTTCCTATTCTGTTTAAgtgtatttattaatataatagCTAGCTGGTCAGATGAACCACACATGCTCATAAGTTATATagcatatataaatttgaACGATGCTGAAAAAGAGATACTGAATAGAATATTTCAGAATGGAAATGACGCTAATTTTGATAATCCAATAACAGCTTCTATATGGGctgataaaataaaaccTAATAACCATAAAAGAACGTTTTATTCCTCTAATTTTAGACGTAATGAATTGttagatatatttaatgaatggcattatgtacatttaaattataacCCTATGAAAATACATATAGCACCTTATCATTTACGAGCACATAAAGGAAAGCATAATGCAATGGGCATATTGAAACATATATACAGAATATTAATTGATGTTCGTCAAAAAATTGGTCATGGAAcatattattcttataatttttatttaagattttttattcatatattttctgATTTACATCAACCTTTACACGttatcaatttttttaattctaaTTATCCAAATGGAGATAGAGGTGGTACAGATATTTCTGTTAATTATAAGGGatcaataaataaattgcattatttatgtgataatatatttaaaacgAGAAATAAGCAATGGCctaatattaatatgacAAATATAGAAAGAAATGCTAGATATCTTATGAGCACCTATCCACCAGAATCTTTCGGTAACAAACTATTTTTACCTcatgataaaataaaatatattgatgATATAGCACATGAATCTCATGATATCGCAgtacaaaatatttattccttttttccTTTGACTGATTTAAAAAGAAGTGAACAATATTCAATTAATCAACATTTTGTTATaaacacaaaaaaattattaaacaGTCAAATGGTTTTAGCTGGATATAGATTATCTGCATATTTGAAGGACATTATAGCTAACATACCTCCAGATCTTTAA
- a CDS encoding hypothetical protein (conserved Plasmodium protein, unknown function) has protein sequence MNVLNQIDECFSDYLKIYGPKEIDSHWDEGVVVNKYITLGKAKDNNENKDNINKGENNNNNIKEEINKKNDLSEEKNGNYKNYSNDKENDNSTYMAKNKKQKENLFICNDLVEKCICLNNLESLEEIEDASLVRWTCMIQQIISPESYLGIYKLKNKESGKIIMKSSKYKDYIDAEDNWEIVEENEKRGMGEYYEFNINKYYENGDNKMDQTVDILKNNQDVNKKIDKHNKKDEKSDPNTICSNEQNDITNNNTFDNMELYENDGNFNKYWKRYLFFCTNIPGNKSAWTKELYDYSSSYANRELFLKSKSDYENGVYLKDVKDPMNNEDVNNSVASSTDISNYMNSNNNNNNSTNNIYSSREYISSSNELNETQNNNKDKNEYKKIDTNDKINNNNNNSNNSNNSNNSNNSNNSNNNNNNNNNNNNNNNNNNNNNSNNSKSNNNNNYYFINSTDLDMNSNISSNICSYNISPVNTSNKIRCVIKIYDDDSQYNGKNDKEFLKLNDVIEIIGIYRKHQIKDFEDYKKNYNFYFYYDQHFLKYPSIHIFQYKKINYFNPLNNCILFKNDLSIIISQGPFNDIQELRHHLIMYISSAFNNDMLIAHYFFFYLCGSYIKESKLKLGKISLNIFNILYNNEIEKLNDHISSDNLNPDQMKKLQNKIPNDIHLEKDANHLKVTNNNCFLNSDNKVLVKEADKKGIAPHAKKINKMIKNLIPLYRYIPLILQKLNTEYLVSVMNNQYGELKKGKLQLANNTYLTFDECLLDVGNLNNISIKNFQCIERLITSQEIPFIFNMDIIFQTEHNILILSKKKSMYSHYVDIAIPICHYNKIKHNLTDTNNEQKNENIQNVKGSTNNVEPSNSHDQKNEQTKGIFSSEFYNNIHNNYKPNEKELMQFRRYINYILSKNHSAKIPEDITNYITDSFVLLRQKNKDINQFVLNSWICMSRILAFSDGHNEINRDHWDYIMKLENERRLRLNNLNKIYI, from the coding sequence ATGAACGTATTAAATCAAATTGATGAATGCTTTTCAGATTAtctaaaaatatatggaCCCAAAGAAATAGATAGTCACTGGGATGAAGGGGTTGTagttaataaatatattacacTAGGTAAGGcaaaagataataatgaaaataaagataatataaacaaaggagaaaataataataataatataaaagaagaaataaataagaaaaatgaCCTATcagaagaaaaaaatggaaattataaaaattattcaaatgataaagaaaatgataatagTACATATATGgctaaaaataaaaagcAAAAAGAAAATCTGTTCATATGTAATGATCTAGTAGAAAAATGTATTTGCCTAAATAATTTGGAAAGCTTAGAAGAAATAGAAGATGCCTCTTTAGTAAGATGGACATGTATGATACAACAAATTATTTCACCTGAAAGTTATTTAGGAATTtacaaattaaaaaataaggaaagtgggaaaattattatgaaaagCTCGAAATATAAAGATTATATAGATGCTGAAGATAACTGGGAAATTGtagaagaaaatgaaaaaaggGGTATGGGTGAATATTAtgaatttaatattaataagtATTATGAGAATGgagataataaaatggaCCAAACGGTTGATatcttaaaaaataatcaagatgtaaataaaaaaattgataaACATAATAAGAAGGATGAAAAGAGTGACCCTAATACAATTTGCAGTAATGAGCAAAATGAcataacaaataataataccTTTGATAATATGGAACTTTATGAAAACGATGGAAATTTTAATAAGTATTGGAAaagatatttatttttttgtactAACATACCAGGAAATAAAAGTGCATGGAcaaaagaattatatgattattcTTCTTCATATGCTAACCgtgaattatttttaaaaagtaaaagtgattatgaaaatggagtatatttaaaagatgTAAAGGATCCTATGAATAATGAAGATGTTAATAATTCAGTTGCCTCATCAACGGACATATctaattatatgaatagtaataacaacaataataatagtactaataatatatattcttcaaGGGAATATATAAGTTCGAGTAACGAATTAAATGAAACccaaaataataataaggataaaaatgaatataaaaagatagATACCAATGacaaaattaataataataataataatagtaataatagtaataatagtaataatagtaataatagtaataatagtaataataataataataataataataataataataataataataataataataataataataatagtaataatagtaagagtaataataataataattattattttattaacaGTACTGATTTAGATATGAATTCTAATATATCCTCCAATATTTGCtcttataatatttctcCTGTTAACACCTCAAATAAAATTAGATgtgttataaaaatatacgATGATGATAGTCAATATAACGGAAAGAATGATAAggaatttttaaaattaaatgacGTAATCGAAATTATTGGAATATATCGTAAACATCAAATTAAAGACTTTGAAgattataagaaaaattacaatttttatttttattacgatcaacattttttaaaatacccatctatacatatatttcaatataaaaaaattaattattttaatccattaaataattgtatattgtttaaaaatgatttatcAATTATAATTTCTCAAGGCCCTTTTAATGACATTCAAGAATTAAGACATCATttaattatgtatatttcCTCTGcttttaataatgatatgcTAATAGctcattattttttcttttatttatgtggAAGTTATATAAAGGAAAGTAAATTAAAATTGGGAAAAATCAgtttaaatatttttaatatattatataataatgagatagaaaaattaaatgatcACATTTCCAGTGATAATCTAAACCCTGATCagatgaaaaaattacaaaataagATACCAAATGATATCCATTTAGAAAAAGATGCTAATCACTTAAAGgtaacaaataataattgtttCTTGAATAGTGATAATAAGGTATTAGTAAAAGAAGCAgataaaaaaggaatagCACCACATGcaaagaaaataaataaaatgattaaaaatttaattccattatatagatatattccattaatattacaaaaattaaacaCAGAATATCTAGTTTCAGTTATGAATAACCAATATGgagaattaaaaaaaggaaaattaCAACTAGCTAATAACACCTATTTAACATTTGATGAATGCCTTTTAGATGTAGGAAatcttaataatataagtataaaaaattttcagTGTATTGAAAGATTAATCACATCACAAGAAATAccattcatttttaatatggatataatattccaaactgaacataatattttaatattatccaaaaaaaaatctatGTATTCTCATTATGTAGATATAGCTATACCTATATgtcattataataaaataaaacataattTAACCGATACTAATAATGAACAGAAAAACgaaaatatacaaaacGTCAAAGGTTCCACAAATAATGTTGAGCCATCTAATTCACATGatcaaaaaaatgaacaaacTAAAGGTATCTTCTCATCagaattttataataatattcataataattataaacCTAATGAAAAGGAATTAATGCAATTTAgaagatatataaattatatattatctaaaAACCATTCAGCAAAAATCCCGGAAGATAttacaaattatataacagattcatttgtattattaagacaaaaaaataaagatataaatcAGTTTGTTTTAAATTCTTGGATATGTATGTCTAGAATTTTAGCGTTTTCAGATGGAcataatgaaataaatagGGATCACTGGgattatattatgaaattAGAAAATGAAAGAAGATTGCGTTTAAATAATcttaacaaaatatatatatag
- a CDS encoding hypothetical protein (conserved Plasmodium protein, unknown function): NDDMATLKNNDNVGNKDVIKKSQTKVLGSQKDKVDKNKSKKNYNFIKNGYGVLISIKKNIDGEDIITNKFIGNWVNDKRNGLGFNIDIYKNIYYGYYENNLKNGWGYYKWSRSGSTYEGNWINNMMNGKGVYINKKCIYEGDFYNNLFINSKCEWIDILEIEMKNTNKYNFITNVSNDKVSNDIYLIILPFNFVKINFKKMASYIKYNYNRIPFLICTKKFIEQNKGFDITKFIFLSYYLNSSENLNEVNIDSLILDSNGNEKGKNILKNYNDSIISEDKDSNSSLDVQTNVNKMYSDDKSKRNYSNESKDFRVSSHSSDSKEKNNSTSSTNSNNKFSDTNDSIYNSDCNDNYDLEPSNYSEISLPSMTSKESHTSIFSQPDDIKRYNSYESQINNIPDYVDTSCISSSNNTQTRPSIIDSKEEGNNHIEEYKDHSYIHTEEKEKKKKNEINNLINKYLNIYIDTDTDTHADKDKDKHRDSSSSEYSLISSDMEILKNINDLSKMNIKNDKELVKKNNAFQKINTIPESNVLYDDIHIITKKISRDISKIRININHLNTLRNSNISCIYRIRKKIKNSLKMKYPFIINFNIKKNKYQNVNEHEICLNTCTIPEWWNLELYFGDSENKICHDLFDPLYFEYNKGYKKIMNIGNIEKYDKEKEDIVSDIFNLKMFLSTDLLIDNTNDIPQVKNIIKDKFDKISYINNLFFIIIDL, encoded by the exons ATAATGACGATATGGCTACACTTAAAAATAACGACAATGTAGGAAACAAAGATGTAATTAAAAAGTCGCAAACAAAAGTGTTAGGGTCACAAAAAGATAAAgttgataaaaataaaagtaaaaaaaattacaattttataaaaaatggatACGGTGTATTAATAtctataaaaaagaatattgATGGTGAAGACattataacaaataaatttattgGAAATTGGGTTAATGATAAAAGAAATGGATTAGGTTttaatatagatatatataaaaatatatattatggatattatgaaaataatttaaaaaatggtTGGGGGTATTATAAATGGTCTCGAAGTGGATCTACATATGAAGGGAATTGGATAAACAATATGATGAATGGGAAAGGTGtgtatattaataaaaaatgtatatatgaaggagatttttataataatttatttattaattctaAATGTGAATGGATAGATATATTAGAAAtagaaatgaaaaatacgaataaatataattttataacaAATGTGAGTAATGATAAAGTATctaatgatatatatttaattatacttccttttaattttgtcaaaattaattttaaaaaaatggcttcttatattaaatataattataatagaataccttttttaatatgcACCAAAAAATTTATAGAACAAAATAAGGGATTCGATATtacaaaatttatttttttaagttaCTATTTAAATTCCTCagaaaatttaaatgaagTAAACATAGATTCCCTAATTCTTGATTCCAATGGAAatgaaaaaggaaaaaatatattaaaaaattataatgattCTATTATTTCAGAAGATAAAGATAGTAATTCATCCTTAGATGTACAAACAAATGTTAACAAAATGTATTCTGATGATAAATCAAAAAGGAATTATTCGAATGAATCTAAAGATTTCAGAGTAAGTAGTCATTCGAGTGattcaaaagaaaaaaataattcaacTAGTTCAACTAattctaataataaatttagTGACACAAATGATTCTATTTATAATAGTGATTGCaatgataattatgatTTAGAACCTTCAAATTATTCAGAGATATCTTTACCATCTATGACATCTAAAGAATCACATACTAGTATTTTTTCACAACctgatgatataaaaagatataattcatatgaAAGTCagataaataatatacctGATTATGTAGATACATCCTGTATATCATCTAGTAATAATACGCAAACACGTCCTTCTATAATTGATTCGAAAGAAGAAGGAAATAATCATATAGAGGAATACAAGGATCATTCATATATCCATACAgaagaaaaggaaaagaaaaaaaaaaacgaaaTAAATAACTTAATTAATAAgtatttgaatatatatatagatacaGATACGGATACACATGCAGATAAAGATAAAGATAAACATAGAGATAGTAGTTCTAGTGAATATTCTTTAATATCAAGTGATATggaaattttaaaaaatataaatgatctctcaaaaatgaatataaagaatGATAAGGAATtagttaaaaaaaataacgCATTTCAAAAGATAAACACAATACCTGAATcaaatgtattatatgatgatatacatataattacaAAAAAGATATCCAGGGatatatcaaaaataaggataaatataaatcatttaaACACATTAAGAAATTCTAATATATCATGTATATACAGAATAAGGAAGAAGATAAAGAATTCgttaaaaatgaaatacccatttattattaatttcaatataaagaaaaataagTATCAAAATGTTAATGAACATGAAATATGTTTAAATACATGTACAATACCAGAATGGTG GAATTTGGAGCTTTATTTTGGAGACTCTGAAAACAAAATATGCCATGATCTTTTTGAtcctttatattttgaatacAATAAGGgatacaaaaaaattatgaatataggtaatatagaaaaatatgataaagaaaaagaagacATTGTTTCTGATATATTTAACTTGAAAATGTTTTTATCGACAGACTTGTTGATAGACAATACGAATGACATTCCTCAAgtgaaaaatataataaaggaTAAGTTTGACAAAATTTCCTATATCAATaacttattttttataattatagaTCTATAG
- a CDS encoding p1/s1 nuclease, putative translates to MSNIFVIFCTLLILIFTKRCSGWCDEGHMLVSAIAYNFLNDDEKTVLDRIFKNYKEDNDFNDPVLGSVWPDHIKYFNYNYPNKIRRIDGLELMNKWHYVNIPYNPTNIKLNMFQKEYYKRTDNAITILKSIFKSLKNVKKKENHGTFFSYNFLIRYFIHIFGDIHQPLHSLSFYNKNFPEGDRGGTDIFVMYNNKVENLHYLCDSVFRARNQKWPYLNSDMINKEAQKLMKIYPKEYFADRLKQSEFNNYSYIDFIISETFDLAVEYIYSNFPHDTLDQKTTYLLNDYAVINIKKMLTEQIVLAGYRLTHYLKIIIQNVPTDLVNTN, encoded by the coding sequence ATGAGcaatatttttgttatattttgtaCTCTTTtgattttaatatttacaaaaagATGCTCTGGTTGGTGTGATGAAGGGCACATGTTAGTAAGTGCTATAGCCTATAACTTTTTAAATGACGATGAGAAAACTGTTTTAGACCGTATATTTAAGAATTATAAGGAAGATAACGATTTTAATGATCCAGTATTAGGATCAGTATGGCCtgatcatataaaatactttaattataattaccCTAATAAAATTAGAAGAATTGATGGTTTGGAGTTAATGAATAAATGGCACTATGTAAATATACCTTATAACCctacaaatataaaattaaatatgtttcaaaaagaatattataaaagaacAGATAATGCTATTActattttaaaaagtatatttaaatcattaaaaaatgttaagaaaaaagaaaatcacggaacatttttttcgtataattttctaataagatattttatacatatatttgGAGATATACACCAACCTTTACATTCATTAAgcttttataataaaaatttccCAGAAGGAGATCGTGGAGGTACGGATATTTTTGTAATGTACAATAATAAAGTAGAAAATTTACATTACTTATGTGATAGTGTTTTTAGAGCTAGAAATCAAAAGTGGCCTTATCTAAATTCGGATATGATTAATAAAGAAGCacaaaaattaatgaaaatatatccTAAAGAATATTTTGCTGATAGATTAAAACAATCTGAATTTAATAACTATTCATATATAgattttattattagtGAAACATTCGATTTAGCTgttgaatatatttattctaATTTTCCACATGATACATTAGATCAAAAAACCACTTATCTTCTAAATGATTATGCCgtaattaatattaaaaaaatgttgaCAGAACAAATTGTCTTAGCTGGTTATAGATTAACTCACTActtaaaaattataattcaAAATGTACCAACCGATTTGGTAAATACAAActaa